In the genome of Leptospira saintgironsiae, the window TTTTCTTTGCTTTTTAAAAAATATCTTAATCAAAATTTAATTCGATTTGGTCTATTTTATTTGGGACTTTCTTGTATTCTAATTCGTCTTCGCCAGCATGATGAATGTATTCTCTCGGATCTGAAATAGAATCATCTAACCAGCTACCTACGTTCTCTGGTAATATCATTGCTGGTTGACGATCGTGAATTTCGGCTATATGCGGATTTGCATCCGTTGTTATAAGTATAAATCCGATCCGTTTAATTCCGTGCCGATCTATAAAAGTATCTGTTAATCCTGCAAAGCCCATGATATCTGTTTTTAGTGGATATAGTTCGTATCGATTATTTCCTTTTAGCTCTAATTCACTCCATTCCCAATACGATGTTGCAGGAATTATGCAGCGGTTTCTTTTTATTAGCGAAGCCCATGTTTTAAATTTGGTCAGTTTATCAAAGCGGGCATTAATTTGTAGTTTGGGTATCCATTCGTATTTAACTCCCCAGCTTAGGTAATCGACTATAGCTTGCCCATCTATAGATCTAATAATTGGTTCTACTTTTGTTGGAAAAACTTCTTTCTCTTCTCGAAACTCACGACGTATTTGGTCCGTTTCATATCTTAGATTGAAATACTCTATTACTTGAGAGGCAGTTGCATTCAGAGCATATCTTCCGCACATTTCGATTCATATAGCTTGCTCGAATTGTAAAAGCAATTGTTTTTGTCGTAATGCTTTGAAATAATCTCTTGGTTGTAGATGCTCAATCGCCTCTTCTAAAGCCTGGATAAGTAAGTCTCGATAGAATTCTTTATGAATCAAAGGCCGATTTGTTGCTCGCAAGGCAATCTCTTCCGGTAGATACTCCCTTTTTTGTTTATATCCTTTTGTTACTAGATAACGAATTTTCTCACCAGGCTCAATTCCGATACCTTCGTTAGTTAGCAGTCGTAAAGATTGAGAAGAGGAATTATTTGCTACGTATTCGGCTGGGCTTTTTGAAATAGTTCTCCGAAGAAGTAGATCGGCAATCGGGACTTTATCTTCGAATAATGAAGTAACGTAACGATCGAAGGTTCTATCAAAGGTCGATTTCATTTTCAAAAGTGACTCGATATTTTCGCATGATTGCATGATGTCCAATATTTCCGTTTGAAATTTTTTTATATATTGAGGCATATCCTTACGGCGCACGAATACACCTCTAACTTTCAAAGCACCATTTGAAAATCGTCCAAAATACCGATTAACAACGCCGATCTTATGATCTCTTTTTGATGCCGGAAAAGACAACCAGTCGTAAACACCTTCGACCTTTAAAATGATTTTGGTCTTCTCCGAAATCTTTTTACATAGACTTAATAACTCTTCATTCGTGAATTTAGCTCGTCCTTTCTTCGATATGAATAGAGAATCTGTAATGGCATGTAGGAAAGTATATCCATTATCCTCGGCGATCTCCTTTGCAATGAGTAGGACTTCGCGTCCTATGGCGGTTACTGATTCATGGCTTTCTAATCTTCCAAATTTTGCATTCCGGTATCCTAAGTATCCGAAGGAAGTTACCAACATCCATTTTAATGCACTTTGGCGAGCATCATACGTTGTAGACAATGGTGAACCAGCATCAATCTGTTCTTTATAATACTTTCTTCGTGATAGAATATCCTCTAAAGCTTCCGATACAACGCCTCTCCGTTTACCACAGATATGATAATTCGTTCCTGGAATATAAGTCTTAACTTTCTCTTTATCGCAGCATAAACAATTTACTGTCTCCGGACTAATATTATAACCAGACATGATTGAAGGATACATTTGTGCGAAATCTAACTGTGCAATATTCTCTAAGAGTGAACCTTCACTTAAATCGGGTAGAGTTACTAGGCCGCCTTTATCAACTCGTAAAAGCTCATACACTGTCTTCGGTCGTTCAAGTGCTGCTTTTTGCCAAGGAACAAGGTAATCACCTTTCAATGCCACAGCCATTTCAATATTTGTTAGTGCAGTGCCTGTGCTGGCTCTCGCCATTCGCTGTATAGGAATTCTACTCAATCTTGCTAATTCAAAGATTCCAAGTAGGTAAGAATCTTTAAAAACGAAACTATTATTACTATCAATGTGTAATCGTCCGAATAATGGATAATTCGGAGCACGATAGATCACTTGACCATAGGTTTCGAAGGAAGTACCTTTCGTTTGTATCTTTCTTGTTATATAGCCTGGATCTCTATCTAGACTTAATCGAATTCTATGCTTTTGACTAAGGTAGAAAAGAAAGGGTAGGAGCGCCTGGTCTCCGAACGCTGACAATACTATATCGGGATCCAGTGTGCTGATGATTTCATTAATACGATTTAGTAGTATTTTCGTATCAGCGAAATACAGCTCTTCATAAAATCCGGAATCCGTTGAAAGAACAATGGGATTATTCTGGCTATAGCCAATTCGATGGTTTTGCTTGAAGAACATATCAATTTTACTAAGGACTGGTAATTCATAATCCTTATCGCAAAGCATGGAAATCGAATCGATTTTGAGCACTTTGGTGCCTTGGAATTCTATGCGAACTTTTGCTAAAGGGTAGATGCCTTTCGCATACATATAGGCAGTCGGTAATTCTACATCGGAATGATAAATATCTAATTTTTCATAGAATGCATAAAGCTTATGATAAATTTTACGAAGAAAGGATGGAATTGATAAGGAAATTTTGAGAACTTCCGTCGGTTCATTGTCGTAAAATCCTTTCTTGATAACAATTTTAGGATCAGTAAGCAATGCTCTTCGCTCACGTAATCGATCTATAAATCGTTTTTCAAAGTCTTTATTACCTTTTATGTAGAAAGTGGGATAAAAAGTATCGTGAAAATATCGAACACCATCCGCGCCTTTGACCCACAAAGTTATGGTATTCTCTAAATCATAGAGATCAATTAGATAACCTTCGTAAACATTTTCCATTAGGCACTTTTATTTTTCTTTAGATCATTTACCTCGCTACTAAGAACTACTACTGCCATGAGCAATACCGTTTCGATTGAATACGGATTTGCAGCCATTACACCTGCGGGTAATTGATTCTTAGCTATTCTCATCACGTCATCAAATGCTTCTTGGTATTTTCGTGGTAATGCTCTTCGAAAATCCTTAAATCGATCGTCTGCTAAGTGCTTAATCTCTTGGGAATAAGCTGTTACTGTCCTGCCCATTACTTGTCTCCAACAATTCTATTTCTTTCGGTAGTGTCCCAATGGATTGGCTTAAATTCGTTAAGTACGTCTGGTATATCGGATCAGATTTTTTTATCGATTCTGATATTAAAAATTTAAAACCTAAGGATTTCATAATTCCAAATTTCTCTGATAGTTTCATTAGCAGATGCCTCCGTTCGTCTTCCTTGACATCACCATCGAAAAATTGTTTCGACGGAGCGAGGAAAATGTATAAACGCGATAACACGATTTCGTTATTGCTCTCATCCAAAATGTTATTTATAAAATCTAGTAATTGATAGGGGGTGAAAGCCCTTTGGATATGCATCTGATGCAAAATTGGGAAATTGTATCCTTTAGTTGCTTCCGCGATGTCGTAAGCACGAAATCGAATGGCACAGTCAAGAATATGTATTTCTTGGCCTTGCGCGCAGAAATCTACAAGGAGGCTGTGAGAAAGCCGATTCGATGCCTTCCCAAGCAGAAGAACATTTTGTAGCGGGACTGGTCTGATTTCCTGCATGATTCATATAATACTGAGACCCTGGACAAATGTAAACAAATAGATACTATAAATCAGATTAGTTACTTCTTTTTTTACATGCAGCTATGTCGCTTTAGTGATAGTAAAGAACTTCTTGGAAAGTGAATTTTAAAAGCGATCAAGATAAAAAGAATAAAGTAGCTCCAGAAAATAATTATAGTTTCTGTATTAAATAATTCTCGAATCCGAAACAGATACTTCTGTTAATCCATTATGCAAAGGATGCGAAATAAGATTAAAAAACAAACTTACCAATCTAAGTATTCACTTCCATCTAAGAAGGGTTTAGTATAAAACTTAGCAGTCGTTACTGGAGACGAGTGTCCAAGGACCTTTTGGGCCGCAATAGATCCCGCTTTATCCAACATCCTCTGCCCAACGGTATGTCTTAATGCATGTGGATGAACTTTCCTTCCTTGACAGGTCGTTACATCCCAAGCTCCAATAATTCTCTGCAAGCTTCTCGTCGTTAAAGGAGTTCGAGTGGATTGATTTCTCTTCGGCCGAGAAAGAAAGAATATATCGGATTTAATATTAAGGATTCCGTGATATTCCCTTACTGCTTGCAGGGATTCCTCAGGTAAAACAGAAAACCCAAGCTTTCCTCCCTTTCTGGTAAATGTGATTAGGGTTTCACCTGTAGGAGCTTTTACTAAATTAGAGAATCGTAAAGATACGAGTTCCTTTGCGCGAAGTCCTGTCTTGCTTAAAATTGAAAAAATTGCCCTGTTTCTGTAATCTTCTTCAGTCTTAGGTTTTGAGAATCGTCGAGTAAGCTCTCTCATTGATTCGTTCGTTAAACCCTTTCCAAACATAGGAGGGGATGGTGGCCCGCCGGAGCCTCCTTTTTTTCGCTTTCTGGCCGATTCTATACTTACGATTTTCTTAAAGTTAACCGCTACACTCATACTACTCAAAAAAATAGCCGATTATGTATCGGTGTCAAGAAAAACGCTTGAAATGGTCTTATTTTGGATCATTTTCAATGTCCGAAATGTTACTGAAATCGGACATTGAGAAATAGAATAAAGCTTCAGAGCTAAACGATAAATGGATATTAATACCCTTAATTATATTAACGCGTTCGGAGTCATAGCTCAAGCTGTGATTTTATTAATTACGGCCGGAATTCTGATTTGGTACACGATTGAGACAGCAAAAATTAGAAAAGAAACACAACGGCAGAATATATTACTTTCTGAACAAATTGAGCAAACAAAAAATATCAATGGAATACAAGATAAAAACGAAAGACTTTTGAGTAAACCAAGGTTAAAAATCGGCGGTGGTAGTTACGATTTAATTAAAAAATCTGCTACTTTTGAAATATATAATATAGGCGCAGATATTACCATCGAAGATTTACTTGAAATAGATGGTAATGCAAAATTAAATCGAAAAGGATACTGGATGAATAAAGAAAGGAGACAAATTGATCTTAATTGGGCGAATAGTAAGATTTTCAATTCAATTGAATTTGAAATTTCTTATAAAGATAGGTTATCGCGTGCGGAAAAACTAGTATATCTTTTTACAATAAACAATGCGGGTCATATTGATCTCAATGAAAAGGAATTCGTACGTTGATTTGGGAATTTTAAGTTTGGTGTTATGGAACTACATAGATTTCATTAATTTCCATTTTGCCGGCAAGATCATAAATACTTTAAGTGGATAATGGAGTAATTTTTATTTAATAGCAGGAGCTGTGGATTCTTTTTAAATATTATAAATTTTGATAATTAATGAAAATGGATGGTAATCGTTGATGAGCGAAAAAAAGGGAGAAAGAAAAAAGACAATTAAGAAGAATGATGAAATTATTATAAATGAATCCAGCATCGATTTAGAAAATGTTGAATTTTTCAAGAATATTGTGAAGAAATTTACTGAAATTGAATCGGACCAAATAATACTTTCTATTCCCGTCTGGGGATGGCAAGATACAGGTAAGACAACATCTATATTAACTGCAGGATATTTTTTGAATTGTGTCTCGCATGGAATTTCTTTGAGTGTTGTGAATTATTTAGACGAACTTGAGAGATTGCAAGATCAGAATGATTGGATGAAAAAGAATGGAATTATTGAAGTAGCAATATCTTCAAAGTCAATCTTTCTATCTGCATCTAAAGATTTCATTGATAATAATTCTTGGCCGCCTGGGACCGATGCTCATACTCCTTATTTTTTCAGAATCGATAAACCGAACGGACAATTGGGATATTTATATATTCCCGATATTCCTGGAGGCAGTTTTCAGGATGCAACAAACGAAGCTATAGAAGTACTTGAGTCGGCCGATGGAATCGTTGTAATTATTGATCCTCAATTGTATAACCGACAAAATTCCCTAGCTAAACATTATAAAGATGAGATTCGAGGTGTTTTGTTTGCTTCAGCTAAAAGAAAAATACCGATTGCTATTTTTATAACAAAAAGTGATAATTTTTCTGGCATTGATAGCGCGATTATTGACGATGTAAATGCTACTTTAGAAATTATAAAGTCCTCAGTGGAAGCGCATGATATAGAAGTATTTAGAACTTCCGTTATAGGATTCGAAATTGTTAATGAAAAGATAGGAACGCAAGATGAGAAGAAGTTACCGGAAAGTAACACTAGAAAACCAGAACTATTATTAAAAGGTTGGATTTGGTTATTATTCAAAGCTATTCATCGTTCAATTAAAATTGGTGTTAATGACAAAATAAATTTTCATCCTTCCGTAAGTTTAGGAAATAGAAAATCTCTCTCAAGTTCAAATCCAGATATTAGAGAAATTGGGTCCTTAACTAACCAAGAATCTTATCCAATACTTTCAATACAGTCTCCAAAAGAACAATTGGATATAATATCAGCCGCAAACGATGGAACTTTGAGAAAGCAAATAATTAAAGTAAAGGATTCAGCTATTTCGACAGGAAGCGTCTTAGAGCTTGGAAAAATCACTGATCCACCGGAAGATATTTTTAACTTAAAATTTCAATATAACAATGGCAGTTTAATAGCAGGAAAGTCAAAAGAAGCAGATGTAATTTGGAGTGGCATTCTCGGCGAAGAGATAAAGAAGAGGCCAATTGAAAATACAATAGCGAGTTGGAATGCATTCTCTCAAAATGAAATTCTAACTTTAAACAATGGGGGAAAAATTAGTCTTATTTCTTTGAATGGAGATGAATGGTTAACTAAAAAGTTCATTCCTCTATTTTCTAAAAAAAGTGCAGTTTCGAGTCTCAGATATGAGAAAAAATTAAGTTCAGTATTAGCAATACACGGGACGGAAAGTGAAGGTGTTAAACTGATTGATGGGACTTTTGATGAAAGGCTGAAATATAATTTGAAAAAGAATGATGACGTAATTTTTCTACATATTCTTCCTTCGCTCGAAGTATTTGCAATTAGTAATGAGGGGAAATTACGTATATTTTCAGAAGATAATGTTCAAGAGATTGAAGGTGCTAACATAACTAATTTAGAATTGATTAGTTTTGGATTAAATAATTCCCGGATAGCATTCATTTCCGCCGACAATACGTTGCGAATTTGTTTTAAAGATAAAAAAGGTCAATTTCAAATTACGGGAAATAAGTATTCAGTTAAACTAACTGGATTACCTGATTCAGTAATATTAGACGAATCGGAAAATTATGTAATTTGTTCATTTCGAGAAGCGATGATCTGGCGAGTGTTTAAAATTTATGGATTATGATAAGGGGAAATTATTTATAGAATTATTGAAGAATCTTCCAATGGGTAAGTTTGCGGATGTAAAGCAAATTGATATTAAGAATGGAATGATGGTCAAAAGGAGGACAGTTTTTGCGTTAGGAAAATCAATAAAAGATAGAGGAGAATTAGTTGTATTAAAATGTATTTGGCCTTCAACGGCTACTGATGGTTGGCAAACTGAGTTGCTAACAAATGAAGGTCGTTTAAATCGAATAGAGAACACTCTATCAAAATTAAAAAGAGAATCTTTACCAATACCTATAGTTTTAATTAAAGATGTAGAAATATTGCGACCTAGTAATATTTTAATTATCGCAATGGAGAAATTAGAGCCTCTTTCAAGTTACATTGAAAAGGGGCTTGTTAAGGATTTTGATATTGCTAATTTACTTCGAAGATTTTCGATCACATCAGATGCGCTTAATTGGATTCATTTTGATATTTGCGTTGATAATCTGGGTATAGATGGTAATGGAAATTTCTTTATGATTGATCCCGATAGTCTTTATTTAGGTGATGAAGAGTTATTGAAAGTAACAGTGCCCGCTATGAAAGAGTTTAATCTTCCACCTGCAGTAATAGCAAAAGTACGAAATTCAACAGATTTAGAATTTACTAAAAAATTTTTATTAACTAAATTTAAATGGGAAATCTGTTTGGTCGCTCTGCAATTACATTTGCGTAAATTACCGGCTCGTGGCTTTGCTGAAAATAGTGATGAATGGCTAAATGATTGGATTGAATCCTCTTTCTCTGAAAATAAAGAATTAAAAGATTTTT includes:
- a CDS encoding SOS response-associated peptidase gives rise to the protein MCGRYALNATASQVIEYFNLRYETDQIRREFREEKEVFPTKVEPIIRSIDGQAIVDYLSWGVKYEWIPKLQINARFDKLTKFKTWASLIKRNRCIIPATSYWEWSELELKGNNRYELYPLKTDIMGFAGLTDTFIDRHGIKRIGFILITTDANPHIAEIHDRQPAMILPENVGSWLDDSISDPREYIHHAGEDELEYKKVPNKIDQIELNFD
- a CDS encoding DNA polymerase domain-containing protein, translating into MENVYEGYLIDLYDLENTITLWVKGADGVRYFHDTFYPTFYIKGNKDFEKRFIDRLRERRALLTDPKIVIKKGFYDNEPTEVLKISLSIPSFLRKIYHKLYAFYEKLDIYHSDVELPTAYMYAKGIYPLAKVRIEFQGTKVLKIDSISMLCDKDYELPVLSKIDMFFKQNHRIGYSQNNPIVLSTDSGFYEELYFADTKILLNRINEIISTLDPDIVLSAFGDQALLPFLFYLSQKHRIRLSLDRDPGYITRKIQTKGTSFETYGQVIYRAPNYPLFGRLHIDSNNSFVFKDSYLLGIFELARLSRIPIQRMARASTGTALTNIEMAVALKGDYLVPWQKAALERPKTVYELLRVDKGGLVTLPDLSEGSLLENIAQLDFAQMYPSIMSGYNISPETVNCLCCDKEKVKTYIPGTNYHICGKRRGVVSEALEDILSRRKYYKEQIDAGSPLSTTYDARQSALKWMLVTSFGYLGYRNAKFGRLESHESVTAIGREVLLIAKEIAEDNGYTFLHAITDSLFISKKGRAKFTNEELLSLCKKISEKTKIILKVEGVYDWLSFPASKRDHKIGVVNRYFGRFSNGALKVRGVFVRRKDMPQYIKKFQTEILDIMQSCENIESLLKMKSTFDRTFDRYVTSLFEDKVPIADLLLRRTISKSPAEYVANNSSSQSLRLLTNEGIGIEPGEKIRYLVTKGYKQKREYLPEEIALRATNRPLIHKEFYRDLLIQALEEAIEHLQPRDYFKALRQKQLLLQFEQAI
- a CDS encoding tyrosine-type recombinase/integrase; the protein is MSVAVNFKKIVSIESARKRKKGGSGGPPSPPMFGKGLTNESMRELTRRFSKPKTEEDYRNRAIFSILSKTGLRAKELVSLRFSNLVKAPTGETLITFTRKGGKLGFSVLPEESLQAVREYHGILNIKSDIFFLSRPKRNQSTRTPLTTRSLQRIIGAWDVTTCQGRKVHPHALRHTVGQRMLDKAGSIAAQKVLGHSSPVTTAKFYTKPFLDGSEYLDW
- a CDS encoding TRAFAC clade GTPase domain-containing protein, with amino-acid sequence MSEKKGERKKTIKKNDEIIINESSIDLENVEFFKNIVKKFTEIESDQIILSIPVWGWQDTGKTTSILTAGYFLNCVSHGISLSVVNYLDELERLQDQNDWMKKNGIIEVAISSKSIFLSASKDFIDNNSWPPGTDAHTPYFFRIDKPNGQLGYLYIPDIPGGSFQDATNEAIEVLESADGIVVIIDPQLYNRQNSLAKHYKDEIRGVLFASAKRKIPIAIFITKSDNFSGIDSAIIDDVNATLEIIKSSVEAHDIEVFRTSVIGFEIVNEKIGTQDEKKLPESNTRKPELLLKGWIWLLFKAIHRSIKIGVNDKINFHPSVSLGNRKSLSSSNPDIREIGSLTNQESYPILSIQSPKEQLDIISAANDGTLRKQIIKVKDSAISTGSVLELGKITDPPEDIFNLKFQYNNGSLIAGKSKEADVIWSGILGEEIKKRPIENTIASWNAFSQNEILTLNNGGKISLISLNGDEWLTKKFIPLFSKKSAVSSLRYEKKLSSVLAIHGTESEGVKLIDGTFDERLKYNLKKNDDVIFLHILPSLEVFAISNEGKLRIFSEDNVQEIEGANITNLELISFGLNNSRIAFISADNTLRICFKDKKGQFQITGNKYSVKLTGLPDSVILDESENYVICSFREAMIWRVFKIYGL